In the genome of Coregonus clupeaformis isolate EN_2021a chromosome 1, ASM2061545v1, whole genome shotgun sequence, one region contains:
- the LOC121572718 gene encoding fructose-bisphosphate aldolase A gives MPHAFPFLTPDQKKELSDIALKIVAKGKGILAADESTGSVAKRFQSINAENTEENRRLYRQLLFTADERAGPCIGGVIFFHETLYQKTDAGKTFPEHVKSRGWVVGIKVDKGVVPLAGTNGETTTQGLDGLYERCAQYKKDGCDFAKWRCVLKITSTTPSRLAIMENCNVLARYASICQMHGIVPIVEPEILPDGDHDLKRTQYVTEKVLAAMYKALSDHHVYLEGTLLKPNMVTAGHSCSHKYTHQEIAMATVTALRRTVPPAVPGITFLSGGQSEEEASINLNVMNQCPLHRPWALTFSYGRALQASALKAWGGKPANGKAAQEEFIKRALANSLACQGKYVASGDSAAAGESLFVANHAY, from the exons ATGCCTCACGCATTCCCCTTCCTCACTCCTGACCAGAAGAAGGAGCTCAGTGACATCGCTCTCAAGATCGTCGCCAAGGGCAAGGGAATCCTCGCCGCTGACGAGTCTACCG GCAGCGTTGCCAAGCGCTTCCAGAGCATCAATGCTGAGAACACTGAGGAAAACAGGAGGCTGTACCGTCAGCTCCTCTTCACCGCCGACGAGCGCGCCGGTCCTTGCATTGGTGGCGTCATCTTCTTCCACGAGACCCTGTACCAGAAGACCGATGCCGGCAAGACCTTCCCCGAGCACGTCAAGTCCAGAGGCTGGGTTGTAGGCATCAAGGTTGACAAAGGTGTCGTCCCCCTCGCCGGAACCAACGGAGAGACCACCACCCAGG GTCTGGATGGCCTGTATGAGCGTTGCGCCCAGTACAAGAAGGACGGTTGTGACTTTGCCAAGTGGCGTTGTGTGCTGAAGATCACCTCCACCACCCCCTCCCGCCTGGCCATCATGGAGAATTGTAATGTCTTGGCTCGTTATGCCAGTATCTGCCAGATG cACGGCATTGTCCCGATTGTTGAGCCCGAGATCCTCCCCGACGGTGACCATGACCTGAAGCGCACCCAGTATGTGACTGAGAAGGTCCTGGCCGCAATGTACAAGGCTCTGTCCGACCACCACGTCTACCTGGAGGGTACCCTCCTGAAGCCCAACATGGTCACTGCCGGACACTCCTGCTCACACAAGTACACCCACCAGGAGATCGCCATGGCCACAGTCACCGCCCTGCGCCGCACCGTGCCCCCAGCAGTTCCTG GCATCACCTTCCTGTCCGGTGGCCAGTCTGAGGAGGAGGCATCCATCAACCTGAACGTCATGAACCAGTGTCCCCTGCACAGGCCATGGGCATTAACTTTTTCCTATGGCCGTGCCCTCCAGGCATCCGCCCTGAAGGCATGGGGTGGAAAGCCTGCGAACGGCAAGGCTGCACAGGAGGAATTCATCAAGAGAGCTCTG GCCAACAGCCTGGCCTGCCAAGGCAAGTACGTCGCTTCCGGAGACAGCGCCGCCGCTGGAGAATCACTGTTCGTGGCCAACCACGCTTATTAA